In the genome of Paenibacillus sp. FSL R5-0766, one region contains:
- a CDS encoding extracellular solute-binding protein: protein MRKMTLAIVLVTALLCVLAACSNSSSESEGTQATDSSKKVTLKIIHWQQENINNYIKAFNTKFEAKYPDVKVEYTTVPADATYDQLMQTRMNAGSNGDVDIIPLKSSFVGAPQEWSSGAADPMWKQWIDAGLISDLSDQSFINNYNESDVQNAMTYNDKVYGVNMGKVAFTGLFYNKELFAKYNLEIPTTWDELQHVIKVFKDNGVEALGLAGKDVWPIGLAVQGLQASIHEDQLAYIKGLWTGETKLTDPVQLEVLQKSQDLMNNAMPGFMGIDYGTLPSLFATGKVAMIADGTWDATTIQTANPDLKFGYFPIPGSNDAAKNKNLAGKYDMTWMVVDNSPNKDYAMKWLDMLSEKENYTEFVNAAGFLPTQPDVEMTSEFIQGIQPYLEDFKLSWDQLFINRQNVGQYISEASVHAEMLKPAGPIATPEELAGKSQADWDAAAPK from the coding sequence ATGAGGAAAATGACGTTAGCCATTGTACTTGTAACCGCTTTATTATGTGTGCTCGCCGCTTGTAGTAACAGCTCTTCGGAATCAGAAGGAACTCAGGCTACAGACAGCAGCAAAAAAGTTACCTTGAAGATCATTCACTGGCAGCAAGAGAATATTAACAACTACATCAAAGCGTTTAATACGAAATTTGAAGCGAAATATCCGGACGTAAAGGTGGAGTATACTACCGTTCCGGCAGACGCGACTTACGATCAGTTGATGCAAACACGGATGAACGCCGGAAGTAATGGGGATGTGGATATCATTCCACTCAAATCAAGCTTTGTAGGCGCTCCGCAGGAATGGTCCAGTGGTGCTGCTGATCCGATGTGGAAGCAATGGATCGATGCCGGGTTAATCAGTGATCTGTCCGATCAATCTTTTATCAACAACTACAATGAATCGGATGTACAGAACGCAATGACATATAACGATAAGGTGTACGGTGTAAACATGGGCAAGGTGGCATTCACAGGACTGTTCTACAATAAGGAACTCTTCGCAAAATATAATCTGGAAATCCCTACAACCTGGGATGAATTGCAACATGTTATCAAAGTGTTCAAAGACAATGGTGTCGAAGCGCTGGGTCTGGCGGGTAAAGATGTATGGCCAATAGGTCTTGCGGTGCAAGGGCTTCAGGCCTCTATTCATGAAGATCAGCTTGCTTATATCAAAGGTCTATGGACTGGTGAAACTAAGCTGACTGATCCGGTTCAACTTGAAGTCTTGCAGAAATCTCAGGATCTGATGAACAATGCAATGCCTGGTTTCATGGGTATTGACTACGGAACATTGCCCAGTTTGTTCGCTACAGGCAAGGTGGCTATGATTGCTGACGGCACTTGGGATGCAACAACAATTCAAACGGCCAACCCTGATCTGAAGTTTGGATATTTCCCAATTCCAGGTAGCAATGATGCAGCCAAGAACAAAAATCTGGCGGGTAAATACGATATGACCTGGATGGTGGTGGATAACTCACCGAACAAGGATTACGCAATGAAATGGCTTGATATGTTATCGGAGAAAGAGAACTACACGGAATTTGTGAATGCAGCCGGCTTCCTGCCTACACAGCCTGATGTGGAGATGACAAGTGAGTTTATCCAAGGCATTCAGCCTTACCTGGAGGACTTTAAACTTTCTTGGGATCAATTATTCATTAACCGACAAAATGTAGGGCAGTACATTTCTGAGGCCAGCGTTCACGCAGAGATGCTCAAGCCAGCCGGACCGATTGCAACACCGGAAGAGCTTGCGGGTAAATCCCAAGCGGACTGGGATGCTGCTGCTCCAAAGTAA
- the cydD gene encoding thiol reductant ABC exporter subunit CydD produces MGRGLMKLPGIRPVLALASALVMLQAMTIIMQAKWLAQAITALFEGSSVTEQYPVLLLFLASFAARYALSFWLQLVTSRYAEKTGTDLRRQMVEQWFRLGPRYAKTEGTGHLVTLAREGTAQYKTYLELFIPRMLGIGFTPIVVLLYVFKLDLMSGVILMLTLPILIVFMILIGLAAQRKIDRQFRSYKALANHFVDTLRGLETLKTLGQSKTHEGSILRVSQRYRKATMSTLRMAFLSSFALDFFTMLSVASVAVGLGLRLTEGHMLLGPALMVLILAPEYFLPVRMLGADYHATLDGKEAGAAINQVIERGKAAEQKQKEAYANVVAHPVTAEDEAGSTPSLSLGKRKAATSTIRVVLKDKTAAGHRAPDPASVSTTPELVSSSSSVFSWNENSRLALTDVQVRHDDEGPYSLKDVTFQITGLGKIGIIGASGAGKSTLIDVLAGFQLPTSGQVLANGQPVTQDMLESWRRQTAAIPQHPYIFSGSLADNVRFYMPEASDAEVAKAISAAGLTKILSSLSGGLHEPIGAGGRQLSGGQEQRVALARALLSKRNILLLDEPTAHLDVETEYELKQTMLPLFEGKLVFLATHRLHWMPHMDRIIVMDGGTVAETGTHQELLARQGVYYQMIQAQMEAI; encoded by the coding sequence ATGGGACGGGGACTGATGAAGCTGCCGGGCATCCGGCCGGTACTTGCGCTGGCCTCAGCGCTGGTGATGCTACAGGCGATGACGATCATTATGCAAGCCAAATGGCTGGCACAGGCCATCACGGCATTGTTTGAAGGTTCATCCGTAACGGAGCAGTATCCTGTACTGCTGCTGTTCCTGGCTTCTTTTGCCGCCCGCTACGCCCTATCCTTTTGGTTACAACTCGTGACTTCACGATATGCGGAGAAGACAGGGACTGATCTGCGCAGACAGATGGTGGAGCAGTGGTTCAGACTTGGGCCGCGTTATGCCAAGACGGAAGGCACAGGCCATCTGGTTACACTGGCACGTGAGGGAACAGCACAATACAAGACGTATCTCGAACTATTCATTCCTCGCATGCTGGGCATAGGATTCACACCGATCGTCGTTTTGCTGTATGTATTCAAGCTGGATCTGATGTCCGGGGTTATTCTGATGCTGACACTACCAATCCTGATCGTGTTCATGATTCTGATTGGCCTCGCAGCGCAGCGTAAGATAGACAGACAATTCAGATCCTACAAAGCACTCGCTAACCATTTTGTTGATACCCTGCGTGGGCTGGAGACGCTAAAGACATTGGGACAGAGCAAAACACATGAAGGGTCCATTCTGCGGGTCAGTCAGCGGTACCGGAAGGCAACGATGTCTACCCTGCGCATGGCCTTTCTTTCTTCGTTTGCCCTCGACTTCTTTACGATGTTGTCCGTTGCTTCCGTGGCGGTTGGTCTGGGATTACGTCTGACGGAGGGACATATGCTGCTTGGCCCTGCGTTGATGGTACTGATTCTGGCACCCGAATATTTCCTGCCTGTACGTATGCTCGGCGCTGATTATCATGCCACATTGGACGGTAAGGAAGCAGGAGCAGCCATTAACCAGGTGATTGAACGGGGGAAAGCTGCTGAACAGAAACAAAAAGAAGCCTATGCAAATGTTGTTGCACATCCGGTTACGGCAGAGGACGAGGCTGGATCTACACCATCATTATCTTTGGGTAAAAGGAAAGCTGCTACTTCGACCATACGCGTCGTGTTGAAAGATAAAACGGCTGCGGGGCATCGTGCTCCTGATCCTGCTTCTGTTTCTACTACTCCTGAGCTTGTTTCTTCCTCTTCCTCAGTGTTCTCTTGGAATGAGAATAGCAGATTGGCTCTAACGGATGTACAGGTACGGCATGATGATGAAGGTCCTTATTCGCTAAAGGATGTCACATTTCAGATCACGGGTCTTGGCAAAATCGGTATTATTGGCGCCAGCGGAGCAGGCAAATCGACGTTGATTGACGTATTGGCTGGATTTCAGCTGCCTACTTCAGGCCAAGTATTAGCCAACGGACAGCCTGTGACACAGGATATGCTTGAATCCTGGCGAAGACAGACGGCAGCTATCCCGCAGCATCCGTATATTTTCAGTGGAAGCCTGGCCGATAACGTTCGTTTCTATATGCCGGAGGCATCGGATGCGGAAGTGGCGAAGGCCATTAGCGCTGCCGGATTAACCAAGATACTGTCCTCATTATCCGGTGGACTGCATGAGCCCATTGGCGCTGGTGGCAGACAGCTCAGTGGTGGGCAGGAGCAACGGGTGGCGCTGGCAAGAGCTTTGCTTAGTAAACGAAACATCCTGTTGCTTGATGAACCGACAGCACATCTGGATGTGGAAACAGAGTATGAACTGAAACAGACGATGCTGCCGCTGTTTGAAGGAAAACTTGTATTTTTGGCTACCCATCGTCTGCATTGGATGCCACATATGGATCGGATTATTGTTATGGACGGCGGTACGGTGGCAGAGACGGGAACACATCAGGAATTGCTCGCAAGGCAAGGTGTATATTATCAGATGATTCAGGCCCAGATGGAGGCGATATAA
- a CDS encoding carbohydrate ABC transporter permease gives MKQSQTSRMVSYVIVLLMLAMYVFPLFYLFNVSMKTQTEYLLDPVALTEGIRLENFSEAWNKGNFSQYMWNSVLYTGMSTLLTLILSIFAAFPLARRYVKFSTLIYIFFLISMYLPNPLIPQFSLINNLGLYNTQIGYILLKTTGTGIAFLMFVGYIKSISRELDEASAMDGCGYTRYLFTILVPLMKPILATGIILTAIGVWNDIIGPTIYLSDPNYQPVTKGLFTFYGQYMNNWPLLACGILIVTLPLVVLYVALQRFIVGGAMAGAVKS, from the coding sequence ATGAAACAGAGCCAAACGTCCAGAATGGTCAGCTATGTCATCGTTCTGCTCATGCTTGCGATGTACGTTTTCCCTCTGTTCTATCTGTTCAATGTATCCATGAAGACACAGACAGAGTATCTGCTCGATCCTGTAGCTCTTACCGAAGGGATCCGGCTTGAGAACTTTTCCGAAGCATGGAACAAAGGGAACTTCTCTCAGTATATGTGGAACAGTGTGCTCTATACAGGGATGTCCACCCTGCTGACGTTGATTTTATCTATATTTGCTGCATTCCCGCTCGCACGCAGATATGTTAAATTCAGCACACTCATTTATATTTTCTTTCTGATTTCCATGTACCTTCCCAACCCGCTCATTCCGCAGTTTTCCCTGATCAACAATCTGGGTCTTTACAACACCCAAATTGGGTACATCTTATTGAAGACGACAGGTACGGGCATTGCCTTTCTCATGTTTGTGGGTTATATCAAATCAATATCGCGTGAACTGGATGAGGCCTCTGCCATGGACGGGTGCGGGTATACAAGGTATCTGTTCACCATCCTTGTTCCGTTAATGAAACCGATCCTGGCAACAGGTATTATTCTTACCGCGATTGGTGTATGGAACGATATTATCGGGCCGACCATTTATTTATCTGATCCGAATTATCAGCCGGTAACCAAAGGACTCTTTACATTTTATGGACAGTACATGAACAACTGGCCGCTGCTCGCCTGTGGCATTCTGATTGTTACCTTGCCACTGGTTGTCCTGTATGTTGCTTTGCAACGTTTCATTGTTGGAGGTGCTATGGCAGGGGCTGTTAAATCGTAA
- a CDS encoding IS3 family transposase, with product MKAPTLHIAENVMNRKFQAEVANQKWCTDVTELKYGNGRKAYLSAIIDGYDNSIVSWVLSHSNNNELVMNTVKKAYKRNPNATPLLHSDRGFQYTSLEYKQLQKRYKFTKSMSRVSRCLDNQPIERFWGTFKAESFYLEKYDTYDSLLRSVRTYIHYYNNFRYTERLNGLSPNEYRRAV from the coding sequence GTGAAAGCTCCAACCCTTCATATCGCTGAGAATGTCATGAACCGAAAATTCCAAGCGGAGGTCGCCAACCAAAAGTGGTGCACCGATGTAACAGAGTTAAAATACGGAAATGGCCGTAAGGCCTATCTGAGTGCCATTATTGACGGTTATGACAACTCTATTGTTTCATGGGTGCTCAGCCACTCCAATAACAATGAGCTTGTCATGAACACAGTAAAGAAAGCTTATAAAAGAAACCCGAATGCTACGCCGCTCTTGCACAGTGATCGCGGCTTTCAATATACTTCGCTGGAATACAAACAACTTCAAAAGAGATACAAGTTTACAAAAAGTATGTCTCGTGTAAGCCGGTGTTTGGACAACCAACCCATTGAACGATTCTGGGGTACCTTTAAAGCAGAAAGCTTTTATCTGGAGAAGTACGATACGTATGACAGTCTCCTTCGTAGCGTAAGAACGTATATCCATTATTACAATAATTTTCGATACACGGAACGACTAAACGGCTTATCCCCAAACGAATATCGACGAGCAGTTTAA
- the cydC gene encoding thiol reductant ABC exporter subunit CydC has product MKSGYEHMETVRNGKEKNSWIAPYVAQYRWRFIAVIALGTCAALCAVLLLFTSGFLISKSALRPENILMVYVPIVGVRAFGIFRAVFRYIERLAGHDAVLRVLADQRVKLYRILEPQALFLRSRMQTGDVLGALADDVERLQDIYLRTVFPAVTALVMYGGAVIAFGSVDLGFAVWMGLYMLFLVAVLPAISLKVTWKWRIRLKKENSRLYTRLTDGVLGLGDWLASGRAAEFVQQQEEAEEQVDAVRRKLRRWTRWRDLMAQCVIGLMVLSVTLWAGNAASVGHLPAVMIAAFVLVLFPLTESLLPVGDAVEHLPQYRESLDRLKQLEGKEHLPLQNGAGDADGTGDLISVVNNGNVMAGQPSESLPAANVIPDRRIRLRIPPKLRADIEINRVSYRYAADNSYAVQDVSLHLPQGKRLAILGRSGGGKSTLLKLIQGVLLPSAGKVHINNMPVQILGESVTDVIAVLNQSPHLFDTTVANNLRIGRPHATDEEIRQVAAQVGLSGLIESLPLGYDTPMLETGLRFSGGERQRIALARVLLRETPVIILDEPTVGLDPVTERELMRTILDSLQGKTMIWVTHHLIGAEQMDELIFMENGKIAMQGSHEQLLAGEERYRRLIELDRPGWSDLQTVKGKLPTAASR; this is encoded by the coding sequence ATGAAGTCCGGATATGAACATATGGAGACCGTTCGTAACGGAAAAGAAAAAAATAGCTGGATCGCTCCGTATGTGGCACAGTACCGCTGGAGATTCATCGCAGTCATTGCGCTGGGCACATGCGCTGCCTTGTGTGCGGTACTGCTGCTGTTCACCTCCGGATTTCTGATCTCCAAGTCTGCGCTGCGTCCTGAAAATATTCTGATGGTGTATGTACCTATTGTTGGTGTACGTGCATTTGGGATATTCCGCGCTGTCTTTCGATATATCGAGCGATTGGCAGGACATGATGCCGTACTGCGGGTGTTGGCCGATCAACGGGTGAAGTTATATCGCATTCTGGAGCCACAGGCCCTGTTCCTGCGGTCTCGCATGCAGACCGGAGATGTACTCGGAGCACTGGCCGATGATGTGGAGCGGTTGCAGGATATTTATCTGCGTACAGTCTTCCCTGCGGTTACGGCGCTCGTGATGTACGGTGGGGCTGTGATTGCTTTTGGCAGTGTTGATCTGGGATTTGCGGTGTGGATGGGCTTGTATATGTTATTTCTCGTTGCCGTGTTACCTGCGATCTCGCTGAAAGTGACGTGGAAATGGCGTATACGGCTAAAAAAGGAAAACAGCAGGTTGTATACCCGTCTGACTGACGGTGTGCTTGGACTGGGAGATTGGCTTGCAAGTGGACGAGCGGCCGAATTTGTTCAGCAGCAGGAAGAGGCAGAAGAACAGGTCGACGCGGTTCGTCGCAAGTTGCGGCGCTGGACACGCTGGCGTGATCTGATGGCCCAGTGCGTCATTGGCCTGATGGTATTATCGGTTACGTTATGGGCCGGGAACGCCGCTTCTGTCGGGCACTTACCTGCCGTGATGATTGCTGCTTTTGTACTGGTGTTATTTCCACTTACGGAATCACTTCTGCCTGTAGGGGATGCTGTGGAGCATCTTCCACAGTACCGGGAATCGCTGGATCGCTTGAAACAGCTCGAAGGGAAAGAGCATCTTCCGTTGCAGAATGGAGCCGGTGATGCGGATGGAACGGGCGACTTGATCTCTGTAGTAAATAACGGCAACGTGATGGCTGGACAGCCATCCGAGTCCTTGCCAGCTGCGAATGTTATCCCGGACAGACGAATTCGTCTTCGCATTCCACCCAAACTCAGAGCAGACATCGAGATTAATCGCGTAAGTTACCGTTATGCAGCAGATAATTCCTACGCTGTACAGGACGTATCCCTTCATCTGCCACAAGGCAAACGATTGGCTATTCTTGGACGAAGCGGCGGCGGCAAATCGACATTGTTGAAGCTGATTCAGGGGGTATTACTTCCGTCTGCGGGGAAAGTTCATATTAATAATATGCCTGTGCAGATCCTGGGTGAGAGTGTCACTGATGTCATCGCAGTGTTGAATCAGAGTCCTCACCTGTTCGACACCACGGTAGCCAATAATTTGCGGATTGGTCGTCCACATGCAACAGATGAGGAGATTCGTCAGGTGGCCGCCCAAGTAGGGTTATCCGGTCTGATCGAATCCTTGCCGCTGGGATATGATACACCGATGCTGGAGACGGGGCTGCGTTTCTCTGGTGGGGAAAGGCAACGGATCGCTCTGGCCCGGGTACTGCTTCGGGAGACACCTGTTATTATATTGGATGAACCAACCGTAGGGCTTGATCCGGTGACGGAACGCGAACTGATGCGGACTATCCTGGACAGCTTGCAAGGCAAAACGATGATCTGGGTCACCCATCACCTGATTGGTGCGGAACAGATGGATGAACTTATTTTTATGGAAAATGGAAAGATTGCCATGCAGGGTTCTCACGAACAATTGCTGGCTGGGGAAGAGCGATACCGCCGTCTCATCGAACTTGATCGGCCGGGGTGGTCTGACTTGCAGACAGTAAAGGGCAAGCTGCCTACTGCCGCTTCCAGATAG
- the cydB gene encoding cytochrome d ubiquinol oxidase subunit II: protein MNRPIRSAWMEVIPLSLSELWFLLIAVLFVGFFFLEGFDFGVGMSTGIIAKTDRERRTLINSIGPFWDGNEVWLITAGGAMFAAFPHWYATLFSGFYLPLVVVLLALIGRGVAFEFRSKMKQQRWRKTWDIIIVVSSALLPFLFGVVFATLMKGLPIDGEMQLRAGFLDIVNPYTVIGGLSVTLLCLVHGLLFASLRTVGDLRERALKTAQKLMLPLAALLAVYALMTYFMTDVFAVRGWALWIMVVLGAVSLALAAYFVRQKREGWAFGMTGAVIAIAFASVFIGLFPRVMVSSFGAAYDLTVYNAASGAYSLKVMTIVACTLLPFVLGYQIWSYYIFRKRLNEQHHLEY from the coding sequence ATGAATCGGCCGATCCGTTCGGCGTGGATGGAGGTTATTCCGTTGTCACTAAGTGAGTTGTGGTTTTTGCTGATTGCCGTATTGTTTGTTGGTTTCTTCTTTTTGGAAGGTTTTGATTTTGGTGTGGGGATGTCTACAGGTATTATTGCCAAAACGGACCGCGAACGTCGGACTCTGATCAACTCGATCGGTCCGTTCTGGGATGGTAATGAAGTATGGCTGATTACGGCGGGGGGAGCAATGTTTGCTGCCTTCCCACACTGGTATGCCACGTTGTTCAGTGGTTTTTACCTGCCACTTGTGGTGGTGTTGCTGGCCTTGATTGGCCGCGGAGTGGCTTTCGAATTCCGCAGTAAAATGAAACAGCAGCGTTGGCGCAAAACATGGGACATCATCATTGTGGTCTCCAGCGCGCTTTTACCGTTCCTGTTCGGGGTTGTTTTTGCCACTTTGATGAAAGGTCTGCCCATTGATGGGGAGATGCAGTTGCGTGCTGGATTCCTCGATATTGTTAATCCGTACACCGTGATTGGTGGCTTGAGCGTAACCCTGCTGTGTCTGGTTCATGGATTGCTGTTTGCATCACTACGAACAGTAGGTGATCTCAGAGAGCGTGCCTTGAAGACAGCGCAAAAATTGATGCTGCCGCTGGCTGCACTGCTCGCCGTTTACGCGTTAATGACGTATTTCATGACGGATGTGTTCGCCGTACGCGGCTGGGCTCTTTGGATCATGGTTGTACTTGGCGCAGTTTCGCTTGCACTTGCGGCATACTTTGTTCGTCAGAAGCGTGAAGGCTGGGCTTTTGGTATGACTGGAGCAGTGATTGCAATTGCCTTTGCCTCGGTCTTTATCGGACTGTTCCCAAGAGTGATGGTGAGTTCCTTTGGGGCGGCGTATGACCTGACTGTATACAATGCCGCATCGGGTGCGTATTCATTGAAAGTAATGACCATTGTAGCTTGCACATTGCTGCCGTTTGTTCTTGGCTATCAGATCTGGAGTTATTATATCTTCCGCAAACGTCTGAACGAGCAGCACCACCTGGAGTACTGA
- a CDS encoding IS3 family transposase, translating to MPSDRELENLALAKEVKLRYDKRNGILGYRQMRTQLNRKLKKRYNRKRYYRIMRALELKAVIRKKAAKLRESSNPSYR from the coding sequence ATGCCATCCGACAGGGAACTTGAAAACCTTGCACTAGCCAAGGAAGTCAAACTTCGCTATGACAAACGAAACGGGATACTCGGTTATCGCCAAATGCGTACTCAGTTGAATCGTAAGCTTAAAAAAAGGTACAACCGTAAACGGTATTACCGCATCATGCGAGCCCTTGAATTAAAGGCAGTGATTCGCAAAAAAGCGGCCAAATTACGTGAAAGCTCCAACCCTTCATATCGCTGA
- a CDS encoding LacI family DNA-binding transcriptional regulator, whose amino-acid sequence MNIKTIASLAGVSVATVSKIINNYPDISEETRQRVLKIMEETGYRPSSSAKTLATKKSSLVGVVFAGKLNVDFSHPFFVQVINAFKKQIGLLGYDLLFFSNEKFLDQGEDYLARSKYFQVDGCIIIAGDEVESSIFDLDASPIPCIGIDIELTGQSSCYIMSDNDKISTKVVEQFYMNGYRDVGFIGLERASLVMQQREMAFKRSLNQFSLDEKPEWVVYSKDYAAADGYEAAKKMLACKTLPRAVFAATDLLAFGAIRAFKEVGLRIPEDIAVAGCDDIEACRYTDPPLTTVKQDTDKIGRLAAMILFDLMNKQMDNRCIKVEPELVVRQSCGTAILLAQEI is encoded by the coding sequence ATGAATATCAAAACGATAGCGAGTTTAGCCGGCGTGTCTGTAGCCACGGTGTCCAAAATTATCAATAACTATCCAGATATTAGCGAGGAAACGCGCCAGCGTGTGCTTAAAATTATGGAAGAGACAGGCTATCGTCCATCTTCTTCAGCCAAAACACTGGCAACCAAAAAATCCAGCCTCGTTGGCGTTGTGTTTGCAGGGAAGCTAAACGTCGATTTCAGTCACCCTTTCTTCGTACAGGTTATCAATGCGTTTAAGAAACAAATTGGCTTGCTTGGATACGATCTACTCTTCTTCTCGAATGAGAAGTTTCTGGATCAGGGTGAGGACTACTTGGCGAGATCCAAGTATTTTCAAGTGGATGGCTGTATTATTATTGCGGGGGATGAGGTCGAGAGCAGCATATTCGACCTGGATGCCAGCCCGATTCCTTGTATCGGAATAGATATCGAGCTAACAGGACAAAGCTCCTGTTACATCATGTCCGATAACGATAAGATCTCAACCAAAGTTGTAGAACAATTTTATATGAACGGTTATCGAGATGTTGGTTTTATCGGGCTGGAGCGCGCCTCTCTTGTGATGCAACAGAGAGAGATGGCTTTCAAACGTTCACTAAATCAGTTTAGTCTTGATGAAAAGCCCGAGTGGGTTGTATACAGCAAAGATTATGCCGCAGCGGATGGATACGAAGCGGCCAAGAAAATGCTCGCCTGCAAGACTCTGCCACGTGCCGTGTTTGCAGCCACAGATCTACTTGCCTTTGGAGCTATTCGCGCCTTTAAGGAAGTGGGGTTACGCATTCCAGAAGATATAGCTGTGGCAGGTTGTGACGATATCGAAGCCTGCCGTTATACCGATCCACCGCTAACAACCGTCAAGCAGGATACGGACAAAATTGGACGTCTTGCTGCCATGATTCTGTTTGATCTGATGAACAAACAAATGGATAATCGTTGCATTAAAGTTGAGCCGGAACTGGTTGTGCGTCAATCCTGTGGCACAGCCATACTGCTGGCACAGGAAATCTGA
- a CDS encoding helix-turn-helix domain-containing protein, which produces MSKRSPVSYEIKIQVVRRCLQHESNPNHEAKQLGVHKNTVTDWIRKYKVDGEEGLRESRGWKSYSKELKLSAIQDVRSGEYSVRAVVKKYHISSKSVLESWISKYTEGVKMKPTRNRIGSPHMNKGRKTTYEERIEIVQFAIAHDLDYQKAIDKYGVSYQQVYAWVRKYQASGHEALKDLRGRKKPLEELDEQERLKLRIKELEARNEHLEMENALAKKLAEIRRRNTR; this is translated from the coding sequence ATGTCCAAAAGAAGCCCGGTTTCATATGAAATCAAGATTCAGGTTGTAAGGCGTTGCCTGCAACATGAATCCAACCCCAACCATGAGGCAAAGCAACTGGGGGTCCATAAAAACACGGTTACCGATTGGATAAGAAAATACAAGGTAGATGGAGAAGAAGGATTAAGAGAATCGAGGGGATGGAAATCTTACTCCAAGGAGCTAAAGCTATCTGCCATTCAAGATGTACGCTCTGGCGAATACTCTGTACGAGCGGTGGTGAAAAAGTACCATATTTCGAGTAAATCTGTGTTAGAGAGCTGGATTTCCAAGTATACTGAAGGGGTGAAAATGAAACCAACTCGGAACAGGATTGGATCCCCTCATATGAATAAAGGACGGAAAACGACTTACGAGGAACGTATTGAAATTGTACAATTCGCCATCGCCCATGATTTAGATTACCAGAAAGCCATCGACAAGTACGGTGTCTCTTACCAGCAAGTGTACGCATGGGTTCGTAAATATCAAGCGAGTGGTCATGAAGCTTTAAAAGACCTCCGAGGTCGTAAAAAGCCGCTAGAAGAGCTAGACGAACAGGAACGGCTAAAGCTTCGGATCAAGGAACTCGAGGCACGAAATGAGCATTTAGAAATGGAGAATGCACTCGCAAAAAAGTTGGCAGAGATCCGGCGAAGAAATACACGTTAA
- a CDS encoding sugar ABC transporter permease yields the protein MYPFGKGKARLIPYLYLSIPLLLYVVFGFGPSLVTILFSFTDATGVRGQEWNFIGFENYKTFFGASNAGDRMDAIGRSLYFAFAVVIIQNAVGLFIAILINKKLRGDKLYRAVFFLPVVLGVTVSGLIWQLVANPLGGPAQSFLNFLGTSSNFFGDYNIAFELIIFVQIWMYMGYSMTIFLAGLQSIPSDLYEAGYMDGASGWKAFTNITFPMIAPAFTVNMLLSIIGALQTFDIIYVLTGGKFNTTTLAFDVYATAFGTGTADYGLASAVAMIQFLFVFTISMVALFYLRRREVEA from the coding sequence ATGTATCCGTTTGGGAAAGGTAAGGCAAGACTGATTCCTTATCTGTATTTGAGCATTCCGTTGTTACTTTATGTTGTGTTTGGCTTCGGTCCATCACTTGTGACGATACTGTTTTCGTTTACAGATGCTACTGGTGTTCGGGGCCAGGAATGGAACTTTATCGGCTTTGAAAACTATAAAACATTTTTTGGTGCATCCAATGCTGGAGACCGAATGGATGCTATTGGGCGATCCTTATACTTTGCGTTTGCTGTTGTGATCATACAAAATGCAGTGGGTTTGTTTATAGCGATTTTGATCAATAAAAAGCTTAGAGGCGATAAATTATATCGCGCGGTATTCTTTTTGCCAGTGGTGCTGGGGGTTACTGTGTCTGGACTCATTTGGCAACTCGTTGCAAATCCGCTGGGCGGACCGGCCCAGTCCTTTCTGAATTTCTTGGGTACCAGTTCCAACTTTTTTGGCGATTATAATATCGCCTTTGAACTGATTATTTTTGTTCAAATCTGGATGTACATGGGTTACTCCATGACGATTTTTCTTGCAGGTCTACAGTCCATTCCGAGCGATCTGTATGAGGCGGGTTACATGGATGGTGCTTCGGGGTGGAAAGCATTTACGAACATTACATTCCCCATGATTGCTCCTGCATTCACGGTTAACATGCTCTTGTCTATCATAGGGGCATTGCAAACCTTTGATATTATCTATGTACTTACAGGCGGCAAGTTCAATACAACGACGCTTGCGTTTGATGTTTATGCTACAGCATTTGGCACAGGAACGGCTGATTACGGTTTGGCTTCTGCTGTCGCGATGATTCAGTTCCTCTTTGTATTTACCATATCGATGGTCGCTTTATTTTACCTTCGCAGAAGAGAGGTGGAAGCGTAA